A region from the Campylobacter blaseri genome encodes:
- a CDS encoding plasmid mobilization protein translates to MKLKNNRTCKISIRLNDDEMDSLMLKANLSGFSISSYIRYIILHSKPPIHKFDKAMIIELSRIGNNINQIAKYINTNKSLDNVVLKSLISIESLLNKLVV, encoded by the coding sequence ATGAAACTAAAAAATAATAGGACTTGTAAAATAAGCATAAGATTAAATGACGATGAAATGGATAGTCTTATGCTTAAAGCTAACTTATCAGGATTTAGTATATCTAGTTACATAAGATATATTATATTGCACTCTAAACCACCCATTCATAAATTTGATAAAGCTATGATTATAGAATTATCAAGGATAGGTAATAATATTAATCAAATAGCAAAATATATAAATACCAATAAAAGCTTAGATAATGTTGTGTTAAAAAGTTTAATAAGTATTGAAAGCTTACTAAATAAACTTGTAGTATAA
- a CDS encoding helix-turn-helix transcriptional regulator has translation MDNVNFLKLTIESLERQFQGRQSLNRKETAKVLGIGVSTLDLRIKEGRNLPEYIKIGDAKNSRIVFTLVAIAQYLTNARQKVL, from the coding sequence ATGGATAATGTAAATTTTTTAAAACTAACCATTGAAAGTCTTGAGAGACAATTTCAGGGCAGACAAAGCTTAAATAGGAAAGAAACAGCCAAAGTCCTTGGCATAGGAGTTTCAACACTAGATCTCAGGATTAAAGAAGGAAGAAACTTGCCCGAATACATAAAAATTGGCGATGCTAAAAATTCAAGAATAGTTTTTACTCTAGTTGCTATAGCACAATATTTAACTAATGCAAGACAAAAGGTACTTTGA
- a CDS encoding DEAD/DEAH box helicase family protein, which produces MNPEDVARIDIDKLLISAGFIIQDMVEFNRTASLGIAVREFVMQDGTKADYLIFIDGKACGVIEAKKSGTSLSGVENQSIKYANNLPKNVRCYQNPLPFLYESNSKEIYFTNLKDDNPRSRKIFAFHKPEFLRELLNQQSTLRNKFKNFPTLNRANLRDCQFEAISSVENSLRDLKPRALIQMATGAGKTYTACNFIYRLIKFANAKRVLFLVDRNNLARQTKKEFENFHLSDENRKFSEVYIVQHLSTNAIDKDAKVVITTIQRLYSMLQNESEYDEVNEEISAFETKPVQQKNVVYNPKVPIETFDFIVVDECHRSIYGEWRQVLEYFDAFLIGLTATPSKQTLGYFNKNLVSSYPLERSIVDKINVDCNIFRIKTKISEGGSTIEAGEIPTIDKRTREQRYESLDEDLEYSSKDLDYSVLAPNQIITVLECYKNSIFTQLFPEREPNFVPKTLIFAKDDNHAENITRLAREVFNKGNEFCKKITYNIGNEDPESLIKAFKIDPKFRIAVTVDMIATGTDIKALEVIIFLRDVKSSIYYEQMKGRGVRTINSNDLQSITPNAISKDKFYIIDAVGVTESKKSLSSTLERKKSLSLKKLLENVAKGDISDDTLSTLAGRIVRIEANINNDDKNKIKSLTDGKSLSNITNEILDTLDGDKTISKTQDEIDALKDATVKPFNSPALRTLLVDLSSKSKIYIDLVSTDEVVSADFSKEKAQELIVSFKDFIDKNKDEIEALSIIYNTNYKNKSLTYKLIKELDEKLKTSLLEPEKIWEAYYVIQDNKVRTKKVSIAECLTNLIQLIKFAIGFNDELVEFSSVANSRFELWCGRQINKGISFSDEQMEFLRLIKDYIITNSCLDKNDIQELLGDKGGIFKANKLFSNFDDLLDDLNLAIVA; this is translated from the coding sequence ATGAATCCTGAAGATGTTGCTAGAATAGATATTGATAAATTACTTATTAGTGCTGGTTTTATTATTCAAGATATGGTTGAATTTAATAGAACAGCATCTCTTGGAATAGCTGTTCGTGAATTTGTTATGCAAGATGGCACTAAAGCTGATTATCTAATTTTTATAGATGGAAAAGCTTGCGGTGTCATAGAAGCAAAAAAGAGCGGAACATCACTAAGCGGAGTAGAAAACCAGTCAATAAAATACGCAAATAATTTACCAAAAAATGTAAGGTGTTACCAAAATCCTTTACCATTTTTATATGAAAGCAATTCAAAAGAGATTTATTTTACAAATTTAAAGGATGACAATCCAAGATCTAGAAAAATATTTGCCTTTCATAAACCTGAATTTTTACGAGAACTTTTAAATCAACAAAGCACTCTTAGGAATAAGTTTAAAAATTTTCCAACACTTAATAGGGCAAATTTAAGAGATTGTCAATTTGAGGCAATCAGTTCAGTCGAAAACTCACTTCGTGATCTAAAACCAAGAGCACTTATACAAATGGCAACAGGTGCTGGTAAAACATATACTGCTTGTAATTTTATATATAGATTAATTAAATTTGCAAATGCAAAAAGAGTACTATTTTTGGTAGATAGAAACAACCTAGCAAGACAAACAAAAAAAGAATTTGAAAATTTTCATTTAAGTGATGAAAACCGTAAATTTAGCGAAGTTTATATAGTTCAGCACTTAAGCACTAATGCTATAGATAAAGATGCAAAAGTTGTTATTACAACTATACAAAGATTATACTCTATGTTGCAAAATGAATCAGAATATGATGAAGTAAATGAAGAAATTTCAGCTTTTGAAACCAAACCAGTCCAACAAAAAAATGTTGTGTACAATCCAAAAGTTCCTATTGAAACATTTGATTTTATTGTAGTTGATGAGTGTCATAGAAGTATTTATGGAGAGTGGCGACAAGTTTTAGAATATTTTGATGCATTTTTGATAGGACTAACTGCTACTCCCTCAAAACAAACTTTGGGATATTTTAATAAAAATTTGGTTTCATCTTATCCGCTGGAACGCTCTATTGTTGATAAAATCAATGTTGATTGCAATATTTTTAGGATTAAAACTAAAATTTCAGAGGGTGGCAGCACCATTGAGGCAGGAGAAATTCCTACGATAGATAAAAGAACTAGAGAGCAAAGATATGAAAGTTTAGATGAAGACTTAGAGTACTCTTCTAAAGATCTTGACTATTCTGTTTTAGCTCCAAATCAAATTATAACCGTTTTAGAGTGTTATAAAAATTCTATTTTTACACAGCTTTTTCCAGAACGTGAGCCAAATTTTGTACCAAAAACTTTGATATTTGCCAAAGATGATAATCACGCAGAAAACATAACAAGACTAGCAAGGGAAGTATTTAACAAAGGAAATGAATTTTGCAAAAAGATAACCTACAACATAGGAAATGAAGATCCAGAAAGTCTTATAAAAGCTTTTAAAATAGACCCTAAATTTCGTATAGCAGTAACTGTTGATATGATAGCCACAGGAACAGATATAAAAGCTCTTGAGGTAATAATTTTTTTAAGAGATGTTAAATCTTCTATTTATTATGAGCAGATGAAAGGAAGAGGCGTTAGAACTATAAACTCAAATGACCTACAAAGTATAACCCCAAATGCTATATCAAAAGATAAATTTTACATCATAGACGCAGTAGGAGTAACGGAAAGTAAAAAAAGTCTCTCATCTACACTTGAGCGAAAAAAAAGTTTAAGTCTAAAAAAACTTTTAGAAAATGTTGCAAAAGGCGATATAAGCGATGATACTCTTAGCACATTAGCAGGTAGGATCGTAAGAATAGAGGCAAATATAAATAACGATGATAAAAATAAAATCAAAAGTTTAACAGATGGAAAAAGTTTGTCAAATATAACTAATGAAATTTTAGATACTCTTGATGGTGATAAAACTATAAGTAAAACTCAAGATGAAATAGATGCATTAAAAGATGCTACTGTAAAACCATTTAATTCCCCAGCTCTTAGAACACTTTTAGTTGACCTTAGTTCAAAATCAAAAATTTATATAGATTTGGTTTCAACTGATGAGGTTGTAAGTGCTGATTTTAGTAAAGAAAAAGCACAAGAGCTTATAGTAAGCTTTAAAGATTTTATTGATAAAAACAAAGATGAAATAGAGGCTCTTAGCATAATTTATAATACAAATTACAAAAATAAATCTCTTACATATAAACTTATAAAAGAGCTTGATGAGAAACTAAAAACCTCACTTTTAGAACCTGAAAAAATTTGGGAAGCATACTATGTAATTCAAGATAATAAAGTAAGAACTAAGAAAGTTAGCATCGCAGAGTGCTTAACAAATCTCATACAACTTATAAAATTTGCCATTGGTTTTAATGATGAATTAGTTGAATTTAGTTCAGTTGCAAATTCTCGTTTTGAGCTTTGGTGTGGTAGGCAGATAAATAAGGGTATAAGTTTTAGCGATGAACAAATGGAGTTTTTAAGGCTTATAAAAGACTACATAATAACAAATTCTTGTCTTGATAAAAACGACATACAAGAGCTACTAGGCGATAAAGGTGGCATTTTTAAAGCAAACAAACTTTTTTCAAATTTTGATGATTTGTTAGATGATTTAAATTTAGCTATAGTGGCGTAA
- a CDS encoding tyrosine-type recombinase/integrase, with protein sequence MSKNLKNYNSTFGVNKYPGVWINNLKNGDVVYYIRININNKKANIKIGSKSEGVNVTYAYNKKKEFDAKQRNGELPDSISKKIAHKNSKNSLTFDQIAQNFFNFKLEQNPNNEKNIKEQKRDYEIYHKDKFGKMYTIDITSEMIDEHYKALTKIISPKTKRKLSQSRLNSIIGIIRTIFNYAIRTNKINHISPYKIETKKPDNKRERFLEIVEIDLLRKEVAKKGDFALELFIELALCTGARLEGVLNIKKKDVSLSTKSVIIKDFKTSSKYTGFLSKKALNMILKIYTDISANDFLINKPKATIQNVIQPLLNKLFNKDLEIYDTANRVVIHTLRHTFASHLAIAGTPILTIKKLMNHSDINHTLRYAKLMPDSGKEIVENLYE encoded by the coding sequence ATGTCAAAAAATTTAAAAAACTATAATTCAACCTTTGGTGTTAATAAATACCCTGGGGTTTGGATTAATAATCTAAAAAATGGTGATGTTGTTTATTATATAAGAATTAATATAAACAATAAAAAAGCAAATATTAAAATAGGTTCAAAATCAGAAGGAGTTAATGTAACATATGCATATAATAAGAAAAAAGAATTTGATGCAAAACAAAGAAATGGTGAACTTCCCGATAGCATATCTAAAAAAATAGCTCATAAAAATAGTAAAAATTCCCTTACTTTTGATCAGATAGCACAGAATTTTTTTAATTTTAAATTAGAACAAAATCCAAACAATGAAAAAAACATTAAAGAGCAAAAAAGAGATTATGAAATTTATCATAAAGATAAATTTGGCAAAATGTACACAATAGATATTACTTCTGAAATGATAGACGAACACTATAAAGCACTTACTAAAATAATTTCGCCAAAAACAAAACGAAAACTATCTCAATCTAGACTAAACTCTATAATAGGAATAATAAGAACTATCTTTAACTATGCCATAAGAACGAATAAAATAAACCACATAAGTCCATATAAAATAGAAACTAAAAAACCTGACAATAAAAGAGAAAGATTTTTAGAAATTGTAGAAATAGATTTACTTCGCAAGGAAGTCGCTAAAAAAGGAGATTTTGCCCTAGAATTATTTATAGAACTTGCTCTTTGCACTGGAGCTAGACTTGAAGGTGTTTTAAATATAAAGAAAAAAGATGTATCCTTATCAACAAAATCAGTTATAATAAAAGACTTTAAAACTTCTAGTAAATATACTGGATTTTTAAGCAAAAAAGCTTTGAATATGATACTTAAAATTTATACTGATATTTCAGCAAATGATTTTTTGATAAATAAGCCAAAAGCTACAATTCAAAATGTTATTCAACCGCTGCTGAACAAACTTTTCAATAAAGACCTGGAAATTTATGATACAGCTAATAGAGTAGTCATACACACACTAAGACATACCTTTGCATCCCATCTTGCAATAGCAGGAACTCCTATACTAACTATTAAAAAACTAATGAATCATTCAGATATAAACCATACTCTAAGATATGCAAAACTCATGCCTGATAGTGGAAAAGAAATTGTAGAAAACTTATATGAATAA